A stretch of the Clostridiales bacterium genome encodes the following:
- a CDS encoding GNAT family N-acetyltransferase has product MEIREYTEYREEEILRLYTAVGWTAYTDNPDTLEQGFRHSLLTLAAYEGDELIGLIRAVGDGATIVFIQDLLVDPAHQRQGIATVLVRAVLARYPVVRQVELVTDNTPKTIAFYKSLGFTEFSEIGCCGFMRC; this is encoded by the coding sequence ATGGAAATCAGGGAATACACCGAATACCGGGAGGAGGAAATCCTCCGGCTCTATACCGCCGTCGGCTGGACGGCCTATACGGATAACCCCGATACCCTGGAGCAGGGGTTCCGCCATTCCCTGCTGACTTTGGCGGCATATGAAGGGGATGAGCTCATCGGGCTCATCCGCGCGGTCGGCGATGGAGCCACCATCGTCTTCATCCAGGATCTCCTGGTGGATCCGGCACACCAGCGGCAGGGCATTGCCACGGTGCTGGTCCGCGCGGTGCTTGCCCGGTATCCGGTTGTTCGCCAGGTGGAGCTGGTCACCGACAACACGCCCAAAACCATCGCTTTTTACAAATCCCTGGGGTTCACCGAATTTTCCGAAATCGGCTGCTGCGGCTTCATGCGCTGCTGA
- a CDS encoding FMN-binding protein has product MFKKLTALFLCLLLLMPLCASADDLSLGDVNNFLNTTAKVGPGSKANQIAVIPFSHIDGPKDEDLFYAFVPFKYVARNYIKYQVTFISCTCRSADVNVWSTAYVELTLPSSGKIGDSAIRTLSFDADSTGHYLGGFWGDSNPPPTAPNANYDLVKAEMIPYYIGKTYDQLKDKSTIDDFTDYAEGEGRAAMTVDAVTGATVSSNNILRIVQALYAYHATDEFFDGDAESAELRKVFEAKKEVAAAAATAASAQEEAELPPPVDTTKTYQANKDDPTETVCEPGNFGPTCSAINSENLKQYLGRTDVMYIDLRDYTDYAKKHIRNFECIPYFALIFNAEAANDPALPQLYGGSPDDPIPVYAESDEILEALFPKGKTIFLMCQSGGRVNNMMKLLNARGWDMSKIYNIGGMAHYAGAEYRSIVTDTPEIAVTATYSFDGLTRIAPAP; this is encoded by the coding sequence ATGTTCAAAAAACTGACCGCATTATTCCTCTGCCTGCTCCTGCTGATGCCCCTGTGTGCCTCAGCGGACGATCTGTCCCTGGGTGACGTAAACAATTTCCTCAACACCACCGCCAAAGTGGGCCCGGGCAGCAAGGCCAACCAGATCGCCGTGATCCCGTTCAGCCATATTGACGGGCCCAAGGACGAAGACCTCTTCTACGCGTTTGTCCCCTTCAAGTATGTAGCCCGGAACTACATCAAGTACCAGGTCACGTTCATTTCCTGCACCTGCCGGTCCGCGGACGTCAACGTATGGTCTACGGCATATGTGGAGCTGACGCTGCCCTCTTCCGGAAAGATCGGGGATTCGGCAATCCGCACCCTGTCCTTTGACGCGGATTCCACCGGTCACTACCTGGGCGGCTTCTGGGGCGACAGCAATCCTCCGCCCACCGCGCCCAACGCCAACTACGACCTGGTCAAGGCGGAAATGATCCCCTACTACATCGGCAAAACCTATGACCAGCTGAAGGACAAGAGCACCATCGACGACTTCACCGATTACGCCGAGGGCGAAGGCCGCGCGGCAATGACCGTGGACGCGGTCACCGGCGCCACCGTCTCCTCCAACAACATCCTGCGGATTGTCCAGGCGCTGTATGCCTACCACGCGACGGATGAATTCTTCGACGGCGACGCGGAATCCGCTGAACTGCGGAAGGTCTTCGAGGCAAAGAAGGAAGTCGCTGCCGCCGCCGCGACGGCCGCCTCCGCGCAGGAGGAAGCCGAGCTGCCTCCGCCCGTGGACACCACCAAAACCTACCAGGCCAACAAGGACGATCCCACCGAAACGGTCTGCGAACCCGGCAACTTCGGGCCCACCTGCTCGGCCATCAACAGCGAGAACCTGAAGCAGTACCTGGGCCGGACGGATGTCATGTACATCGACCTGCGGGATTATACCGACTATGCCAAGAAGCATATCCGGAACTTCGAGTGCATCCCGTATTTCGCCCTGATCTTCAACGCGGAAGCCGCCAATGATCCGGCACTGCCGCAGCTTTACGGCGGATCCCCGGACGATCCCATTCCGGTATACGCCGAATCGGATGAAATCCTCGAGGCGCTCTTCCCCAAGGGAAAGACCATCTTCCTCATGTGCCAGTCCGGCGGCCGGGTCAACAATATGATGAAGCTCCTGAATGCCCGCGGCTGGGATATGTCCAAGATCTACAACATCGGCGGCATGGCGCATTACGCCGGCGCGGAATACCGCTCCATCGTCACCGACACCCCGGAAATCGCCGTCACAGCCACCTACAGCTTCGACGGCCTCACCCGCATTGCGCCGGCCCCGTAA
- a CDS encoding AAA family ATPase: MRDLYIRRMSLAEPLPRDSYLNGLPVVKHLAEKGIDFHRQVTFFVGENGSGKSTLIEALAISQHFNPEGGTKNFSFSTEDSHSELCSYLGVVRGAVYPRDGFFLRAESFYNVATSIDRMDREGGCGAPVINSYGGVSLHRQSHGESFLTLVEKRFGGHGLYILDEPEAALSPSGIIRLIRHIDRLVKADSQLIISTHSPMLLAFPGAEIYQITAGGITAVPYTQTDHYRTTVRFLQNPESAIEDILGIPAAEE; this comes from the coding sequence ATGCGCGACCTGTATATCCGCCGGATGTCCCTGGCGGAACCCCTGCCGCGGGACAGCTACCTGAACGGCCTGCCGGTGGTGAAGCACCTGGCGGAAAAGGGAATTGACTTCCACAGGCAGGTGACCTTCTTCGTCGGGGAAAACGGCAGCGGCAAATCCACATTGATCGAAGCCCTGGCCATTTCCCAGCACTTCAACCCGGAAGGCGGGACGAAGAACTTCAGCTTTTCCACGGAGGATTCCCATTCCGAGCTGTGCAGTTACCTCGGCGTGGTCCGGGGCGCCGTCTACCCCCGGGACGGATTCTTCCTGCGGGCGGAAAGCTTCTACAACGTGGCCACCAGCATTGACCGGATGGACCGGGAGGGCGGATGCGGCGCCCCGGTGATCAACTCCTACGGCGGGGTTTCCCTGCACCGGCAGTCCCACGGGGAAAGCTTCCTGACGCTGGTGGAAAAGCGCTTCGGCGGGCATGGCCTGTACATCCTGGACGAGCCGGAGGCGGCCCTTTCCCCCTCGGGCATCATCCGCCTGATCCGCCATATCGACCGCCTGGTGAAGGCGGACTCCCAGCTGATCATCTCCACCCATTCCCCGATGCTCCTGGCCTTTCCGGGGGCAGAGATTTACCAGATCACAGCAGGCGGCATCACCGCCGTACCCTATACACAGACTGACCACTACCGCACCACCGTGCGATTCCTCCAGAACCCGGAATCCGCCATAGAGGATATCCTGGGCATTCCGGCGGCGGAGGAATAA
- the pgmB gene encoding beta-phosphoglucomutase produces the protein MRYKGIIFDLDGVICSTDEYHYRAWKTLADRLGIPFDRERNNRLRGVSRMESLEIVLEKGGRTYTGEEKAAFAEEKNTLYRQLLAQMTPADLADEVKETLESLRRSGLKLAIGSSSKNTPFILERIGLGSFFDAVADGNCITRSKPDPEVFLKAAEMLGLAPADCLVAEDARAGVEAAVAGGFDCAAIGDARDDERARWHLNRFSDILKSLG, from the coding sequence ATGAGATACAAAGGGATCATCTTTGACCTGGACGGTGTGATCTGCTCCACCGATGAATACCATTACCGCGCGTGGAAAACCCTGGCGGACCGCCTGGGGATCCCGTTTGACCGGGAACGGAACAACCGGCTGCGCGGCGTGAGCCGGATGGAAAGCCTGGAAATCGTCCTGGAAAAAGGCGGAAGGACCTATACCGGCGAAGAAAAGGCAGCCTTTGCCGAAGAGAAGAATACGCTGTACCGGCAGCTGCTTGCGCAGATGACGCCGGCAGACCTGGCGGACGAAGTGAAGGAAACGCTGGAATCCCTGCGCCGGAGCGGCCTGAAACTGGCCATCGGCTCTTCCAGCAAAAACACGCCCTTTATCCTGGAACGCATCGGGCTGGGCAGCTTTTTTGACGCGGTGGCGGACGGAAACTGCATCACCCGTTCGAAGCCGGATCCGGAAGTATTCCTGAAGGCCGCGGAGATGCTGGGGCTTGCGCCGGCGGACTGCCTGGTGGCGGAGGATGCTCGCGCGGGGGTGGAAGCGGCCGTGGCCGGCGGCTTTGACTGCGCGGCGATCGGGGATGCCCGGGACGATGAGCGGGCTAGGTGGCACCTGAACCGGTTTTCGGATATCCTGAAGAGCCTCGGCTGA
- a CDS encoding gamma-glutamylcyclotransferase, producing the protein MKYYLAYGSNLNREQMAGRCPGAEAVGRAVIEGYRLAFRRTYLTIEPEEGCAVPAGVYRISEENERALDRYEGYPRLYFKEEMTVPFMGYDASGEHFEGTIEAMVYIMNAGFPVQGPTEQYLEVCKTGYADFGLDLYPLSEAVARARAREEKRTYGLDE; encoded by the coding sequence ATGAAGTATTACCTGGCGTACGGTTCCAACCTCAACCGGGAGCAGATGGCCGGGCGCTGCCCGGGGGCGGAAGCCGTCGGGCGGGCGGTCATTGAGGGATACCGCCTGGCCTTCCGGCGCACGTACCTGACGATCGAACCGGAGGAAGGCTGCGCTGTTCCCGCCGGGGTATACCGCATCTCGGAGGAGAATGAGCGCGCGCTGGACCGGTATGAGGGATACCCGCGGCTGTACTTCAAGGAGGAGATGACGGTCCCCTTCATGGGGTACGATGCCTCCGGGGAGCACTTCGAGGGAACCATCGAGGCCATGGTATACATCATGAACGCGGGGTTCCCGGTGCAGGGGCCCACGGAGCAGTACCTGGAAGTGTGCAAGACCGGGTACGCGGATTTCGGACTGGACCTGTATCCCCTTTCCGAGGCGGTGGCCCGGGCCAGGGCCCGGGAGGAAAAACGGACCTACGGGCTGGATGAGTAA
- a CDS encoding SH3 domain-containing protein yields MRNMKRFIAFLMLFVLAAGVCHADIIPPYGEGQIGLTAVVLCSNLTVRKDRSASSEAVTTLNAGARFMVQNQVDGWADCFLSDDVDGGCSGWVNADYVVVDPAWYRTNGATAVYAWNDTKAPRVGLLDDGEMLPILKDDGDWLVVGLRGAAGWILKTDADKASQK; encoded by the coding sequence ATGCGTAACATGAAGAGATTTATTGCTTTCCTGATGCTGTTTGTACTGGCCGCGGGTGTGTGCCACGCGGATATTATCCCGCCCTACGGCGAAGGCCAGATCGGCCTGACGGCCGTGGTGCTGTGCTCGAACCTGACGGTGCGCAAGGACCGCAGCGCCTCCTCCGAGGCGGTGACCACCCTGAACGCCGGCGCGCGGTTCATGGTGCAGAACCAGGTGGACGGCTGGGCGGACTGCTTCCTTTCGGATGACGTGGACGGCGGCTGCTCCGGCTGGGTGAACGCGGACTATGTCGTGGTTGATCCGGCTTGGTACCGGACGAACGGCGCCACGGCGGTTTATGCCTGGAACGATACCAAGGCGCCCCGGGTGGGCCTGCTGGATGACGGCGAGATGCTGCCCATCCTGAAGGATGACGGCGACTGGCTGGTGGTCGGCCTGCGCGGCGCGGCTGGATGGATCCTCAAGACCGACGCGGACAAGGCGTCTCAGAAATAA
- a CDS encoding NUDIX domain-containing protein codes for MELLDLYTEDRVRTGKTMVRGTIVPEGLCRLVVHVCIFDSQGRMLIQQRQPFKSGWSNYWDMSVGGCAVAGDTSIAAAERETREEIGLSVDLSGVRPVLTINFDRGFDDFYAVNQDVDLSTLRLQPEEVQAVRWATLEEILQMIDDRQFIPYEKGLVSLLFFMRNHRSVETYRDPTRK; via the coding sequence ATGGAACTGTTGGATCTGTATACGGAGGACCGGGTAAGAACCGGAAAGACCATGGTGCGCGGAACCATCGTGCCGGAGGGCCTGTGCCGGTTGGTCGTGCATGTCTGCATTTTTGATTCCCAGGGCCGGATGCTCATCCAGCAGCGCCAGCCCTTCAAGAGCGGCTGGTCCAATTACTGGGATATGAGCGTCGGCGGCTGCGCCGTCGCCGGGGATACCAGCATTGCCGCGGCGGAGCGGGAAACCCGGGAGGAGATCGGCCTGTCCGTGGATCTTTCCGGTGTCCGTCCGGTGCTGACGATCAACTTCGATCGCGGGTTTGACGATTTCTATGCCGTCAACCAGGACGTGGACCTGTCCACCCTGCGCCTGCAGCCGGAAGAGGTCCAGGCGGTCAGATGGGCCACCCTGGAAGAGATCCTGCAGATGATCGATGACCGTCAGTTCATCCCCTATGAGAAGGGCCTCGTCTCCCTGCTGTTCTTCATGCGGAACCACCGCAGCGTGGAAACCTACCGCGACCCGACGAGAAAGTAA
- a CDS encoding bifunctional metallophosphatase/5'-nucleotidase, with protein MKRLIRGLALLLAVCLGAGLCPAMAEGETPAYTDVAVLSTTDMHGKCWETNVLTGGAEKHNMLRVSTAVKEIRATFGEENVLLIDNGDLYQGTQVSEYQLLQRHMGLSEDPLVMALCLKEMRYTASVLGNHEFNYPWEVMSETYRWLEENGVPVLAANVCHDGSEAGTEAGQQAFTPYIIRTVTVNGHEHIIGILGLENCDITRWDLPYNYPGLQFVHPGNDGFSMAEEAKRFLPEMREAGCEFIIVSYHGGLGNAESRLVFGGNSESQAMRLVAETADIDLLINGHDHSDGYSGQLFANAEGREIPMVNGGGQELTRTVFRFTENENGALEWELLESANLDPAQYDVDAELEEKVRPYADMAERYVEQPVGIAGGEWDGSRDYHTRQTDSMDLVAKVCIDMTTLRIAEMADEYGADAVMAEAGTDHLDTDMSITTVTVSGNYVVEAGPVSMKDIYKLYRYANSILVIPMTGAQIRAVMEENASGRLAARVHGGTAFAYAKGDTNTHLIFGGLNFSYDLARPDGEKVVIEGFANGRPFEDDRVYLAAVNNYILGNARCGLRSFSAEDAIWAQMEGDGEIVQGLIAEYLTRQGTVTPADFGWHWGITYSGDTEDVQLPEGTEAGANMVLIPADGQQVIIYHEAEQLAMTGEPANGGLDAVRWEAAGEVLAGPMPEGAVVFTVHVDENYVFRFSDPEGRWLVTTPSGNSLTLEKEPADEKLACWHLEPGYGGWYIVNEGARYSQALELYSGRFTTYGLSPSGLYTFNFYEPAEAGQ; from the coding sequence ATGAAACGGCTGATCCGGGGACTGGCACTGCTGCTGGCGGTATGCCTCGGCGCGGGATTGTGCCCGGCCATGGCGGAAGGGGAGACTCCGGCGTATACCGACGTGGCCGTCCTCTCCACCACGGATATGCACGGGAAGTGCTGGGAGACGAACGTGCTGACCGGCGGGGCGGAGAAGCACAACATGCTGCGGGTATCCACCGCGGTGAAGGAGATCCGGGCAACGTTCGGGGAGGAGAACGTTCTCCTGATCGACAACGGCGACCTGTACCAGGGCACGCAGGTGTCGGAATACCAGCTGCTGCAGCGCCACATGGGCCTCAGCGAAGATCCCCTGGTGATGGCCCTGTGCCTGAAGGAGATGCGGTATACGGCGTCCGTGCTGGGGAATCACGAGTTCAACTACCCGTGGGAAGTGATGAGCGAAACCTACCGGTGGCTGGAGGAAAACGGCGTGCCGGTGCTGGCAGCGAACGTCTGCCATGACGGCAGTGAAGCGGGAACGGAAGCGGGGCAGCAGGCTTTTACGCCATACATCATCCGCACCGTGACGGTGAACGGGCATGAGCACATAATCGGAATCCTCGGGCTGGAAAACTGCGACATCACCCGCTGGGACCTGCCGTACAACTATCCCGGGCTGCAGTTCGTGCATCCCGGCAACGACGGCTTCTCCATGGCGGAGGAGGCAAAGCGTTTCCTGCCGGAAATGCGGGAGGCGGGCTGCGAGTTCATTATCGTATCGTATCACGGCGGGCTGGGGAATGCGGAAAGCCGCCTGGTTTTCGGCGGCAACTCCGAGAGCCAGGCCATGCGCCTGGTGGCGGAAACCGCGGACATCGACCTGCTGATCAACGGCCATGACCATTCCGACGGATATTCCGGCCAGCTGTTCGCGAACGCGGAGGGCCGGGAGATCCCCATGGTGAACGGCGGCGGGCAGGAGCTGACCCGCACGGTGTTCCGCTTTACGGAGAATGAAAACGGCGCCCTGGAATGGGAACTGCTGGAAAGCGCCAACCTGGATCCTGCCCAATACGACGTGGACGCGGAACTGGAGGAGAAGGTGCGGCCATACGCCGATATGGCGGAAAGATATGTGGAGCAGCCGGTGGGAATCGCCGGCGGCGAATGGGACGGGAGCCGGGACTACCATACCCGGCAGACGGATTCCATGGACCTGGTTGCCAAGGTGTGCATTGACATGACGACGCTGCGGATTGCCGAAATGGCGGACGAGTACGGCGCCGATGCCGTGATGGCGGAAGCCGGAACGGACCACCTGGACACGGACATGTCCATTACCACGGTGACGGTATCCGGAAACTACGTGGTGGAAGCCGGACCGGTCTCCATGAAGGATATCTACAAACTGTACCGCTATGCCAACAGCATCCTGGTGATCCCGATGACCGGCGCGCAGATCCGCGCGGTGATGGAGGAGAACGCCTCCGGACGGCTGGCCGCACGGGTGCACGGCGGCACGGCGTTTGCCTACGCGAAGGGCGACACCAACACCCACCTGATTTTCGGCGGGCTGAACTTCAGCTATGACCTGGCCAGGCCGGACGGGGAGAAGGTTGTGATCGAAGGCTTCGCGAACGGGCGGCCCTTTGAGGACGACCGGGTGTACCTCGCGGCAGTGAACAACTACATTCTGGGCAACGCGCGGTGCGGCCTGCGGAGCTTCTCCGCGGAGGACGCCATATGGGCGCAGATGGAAGGCGACGGCGAGATCGTGCAGGGCCTGATTGCTGAATACCTGACGCGGCAGGGCACCGTGACGCCGGCGGACTTCGGCTGGCACTGGGGAATCACATATTCCGGCGACACGGAGGACGTGCAGCTGCCGGAAGGAACGGAAGCCGGCGCCAACATGGTGCTGATCCCCGCGGACGGGCAGCAGGTGATCATCTACCATGAGGCGGAGCAGCTGGCCATGACCGGGGAACCGGCCAACGGCGGGCTGGACGCCGTACGGTGGGAAGCCGCGGGCGAGGTGCTTGCGGGACCGATGCCTGAGGGCGCGGTGGTGTTCACCGTTCACGTGGATGAGAACTATGTGTTCCGGTTCAGCGACCCGGAGGGCCGGTGGCTGGTGACGACGCCCAGCGGGAACAGCCTCACACTGGAGAAGGAACCGGCGGACGAAAAGCTGGCCTGCTGGCACCTGGAGCCGGGATACGGCGGCTGGTATATCGTCAATGAGGGAGCACGGTACAGCCAGGCGCTGGAGCTGTACTCCGGCCGCTTCACCACCTACGGTCTCAGCCCCAGCGGGCTGTACACCTTCAACTTCTACGAGCCGGCCGAAGCCGGCCAGTAA
- a CDS encoding M48 family metallopeptidase, which translates to MVIQIDGIPAEVVRKRMKTLRLTVLPPDGRVRISAPLLLPNSVILAFAESKADWVRKQQEKMRERQVRQPAEMRYVSGETLEVWGKPYVLRVMEGTRWALSLERDTALLTARTGSTQEQREAHVNGWYREMLKAETARRLPVWENITGLRCASWQVKNMKTRWGTCNPNTRKVWLSLQLARKPLECLDYVILHELTHLKVRNHGKDFQAFMDRYMPDWRERRKQLK; encoded by the coding sequence ATGGTCATTCAGATTGACGGGATTCCCGCAGAGGTTGTCCGGAAACGGATGAAAACCCTGCGGCTGACGGTGCTCCCGCCGGACGGGCGGGTGCGGATTTCCGCGCCATTGCTGCTGCCGAACAGTGTGATCCTCGCCTTCGCGGAGTCGAAGGCTGACTGGGTTCGGAAGCAGCAGGAGAAGATGCGGGAACGCCAGGTACGGCAGCCGGCGGAAATGCGGTACGTCTCCGGTGAAACACTGGAGGTGTGGGGGAAACCGTACGTCCTGCGGGTGATGGAGGGAACCCGCTGGGCACTGTCGCTGGAAAGGGATACCGCCCTGCTGACCGCCCGGACGGGCAGCACGCAGGAGCAGCGGGAAGCCCATGTGAACGGGTGGTACCGTGAAATGCTGAAGGCCGAAACCGCAAGGCGCCTGCCGGTATGGGAGAATATAACCGGCCTGCGCTGCGCATCCTGGCAGGTGAAGAACATGAAAACCCGCTGGGGAACGTGCAACCCGAATACCCGGAAGGTATGGCTCAGCCTGCAGCTGGCCCGGAAACCGCTGGAGTGCCTGGACTATGTGATCCTCCACGAGCTGACCCACCTGAAGGTAAGAAACCATGGAAAGGACTTTCAGGCGTTTATGGACCGGTATATGCCGGACTGGCGCGAGAGAAGAAAACAACTGAAATGA
- a CDS encoding ASCH domain-containing protein produces the protein MTAEEMWKQSGLAGEYDAWAFGEAADKLAALVKAGIKTATCSAYDLYEAEGEDLPQPGETSVILDSADEAVCIIRTTRVYVVPFDEVAAEHAFREGEGDRSLAYWREVHESFLKEELSSIGRTFDGNTRVVCEEFEVVYA, from the coding sequence ATGACTGCAGAGGAAATGTGGAAACAGTCCGGCCTGGCCGGTGAATATGACGCCTGGGCATTTGGGGAGGCGGCGGACAAGCTGGCTGCCCTGGTCAAAGCGGGAATCAAAACCGCCACCTGCTCGGCATACGACCTGTACGAGGCGGAAGGCGAAGACCTTCCGCAGCCCGGGGAAACCAGCGTCATCCTGGATTCAGCGGATGAGGCGGTCTGCATCATCCGGACCACCCGAGTATATGTCGTTCCGTTTGACGAAGTCGCCGCGGAGCATGCCTTCCGGGAAGGCGAAGGCGACCGCTCCCTGGCGTACTGGCGGGAGGTTCATGAATCCTTCCTGAAGGAAGAGCTTTCCTCCATCGGGCGTACCTTTGACGGAAACACCCGGGTCGTCTGTGAGGAGTTCGAGGTCGTCTACGCCTGA
- a CDS encoding Crp/Fnr family transcriptional regulator, which yields MTELLKNLPYFDDLTDKEKERVTAAAYIRHYEAGTQIYGPCVECVGMIHILRGETRAYLLSDEGRKVTLFRVTENDNCIISASCVLSHLRFEAHMEVSKPSDILIVPVSLFGELCAQNVHVRCFAYELATRRFSSVVAVMEQTLFFPLDKRLAGFLLSACRENGCPEVRMTQEELAARVNSVRETVGRMLKRFAADGIIRIRRGGILVLDMDKLEKAAI from the coding sequence ATGACTGAGCTGCTGAAAAACCTTCCGTATTTTGATGACCTCACGGATAAGGAAAAGGAACGCGTAACCGCGGCCGCCTATATCCGGCACTATGAAGCGGGCACGCAGATTTACGGTCCCTGTGTGGAGTGCGTGGGAATGATCCACATCCTGCGCGGGGAAACGCGGGCTTACCTGCTGTCGGATGAAGGCCGGAAGGTCACGCTGTTCCGGGTCACCGAAAACGACAACTGCATCATCTCCGCCTCGTGTGTGCTGTCGCATCTCCGGTTCGAGGCGCATATGGAGGTTTCAAAGCCCTCCGATATCCTCATTGTTCCCGTCAGCCTGTTCGGTGAACTGTGCGCGCAGAATGTCCATGTCCGCTGCTTTGCCTACGAGCTGGCCACCCGGCGTTTTTCCTCTGTGGTCGCCGTGATGGAGCAGACGCTTTTCTTCCCGCTGGACAAACGCCTGGCGGGTTTCCTGCTCAGCGCCTGCCGGGAAAACGGATGCCCGGAAGTCCGGATGACGCAGGAGGAACTGGCGGCACGCGTCAATTCCGTCCGGGAAACCGTGGGCCGGATGCTCAAACGCTTTGCCGCGGACGGAATCATCCGGATCCGCCGGGGCGGCATCCTGGTCCTGGATATGGACAAGCTGGAAAAAGCGGCAATTTAG
- a CDS encoding transposase, with amino-acid sequence MPRTARRINESNIYHVMLRGVNRQNIFEEDADRYHFMSVLALCKKISGFRLHAFVLMSNHIHLLIEPHEEALDMIFKRIGTRYAVWYNRKYQRAGHLFQDRFRSEAVSTNQYYQTVLRYILQNPMKAGLEKHPGEYRWSSYLAYENGKGTITDTQYAIDLFGGREALVQYLKQDNDDMAMDEGDHDWRLRDDVAGQIMEKITQCASASDFQKLDLELQKKYAGEMYRERLSMGQIARLTGMSKTTVFRAVQQIKDDPTEESKLTLNESETDLLYNAGIIW; translated from the coding sequence ATGCCAAGGACAGCAAGAAGAATCAATGAATCAAATATCTATCATGTGATGCTGCGTGGGGTCAACAGACAGAATATATTTGAGGAAGACGCGGACCGATATCATTTTATGTCCGTGCTTGCTTTATGCAAAAAAATATCCGGCTTCCGGCTGCATGCATTTGTCTTGATGTCAAATCACATTCATTTGTTGATTGAACCGCATGAGGAAGCACTGGATATGATCTTCAAAAGAATCGGGACGAGATATGCTGTATGGTATAACCGGAAGTATCAACGAGCCGGCCATCTGTTTCAGGATCGCTTCAGGAGCGAAGCCGTCTCCACAAACCAATACTACCAAACAGTTCTGAGATATATATTGCAGAACCCGATGAAAGCCGGGCTGGAGAAACACCCGGGAGAATACAGGTGGAGCAGTTATCTCGCATATGAGAACGGGAAAGGGACCATAACGGATACACAATACGCAATTGATCTGTTTGGCGGCAGAGAAGCGCTGGTTCAATACCTGAAACAGGATAATGATGATATGGCTATGGATGAAGGGGATCATGACTGGCGGCTTCGGGATGATGTGGCTGGACAGATCATGGAGAAGATAACCCAGTGCGCATCCGCCTCTGATTTCCAAAAGCTTGATTTGGAACTACAGAAGAAATATGCTGGTGAAATGTATCGTGAAAGACTTTCAATGGGTCAGATTGCCCGATTGACTGGCATGTCCAAAACAACAGTTTTCAGAGCTGTTCAACAAATCAAGGACGATCCAACAGAAGAAAGTAAGTTGACTTTAAATGAATCTGAAACCGATTTGTTATATAATGCCGGAATAATTTGGTAG